A genomic region of Barnesiella viscericola DSM 18177 contains the following coding sequences:
- a CDS encoding S8 family peptidase, translating into MNKLFIATAFAIMSVSVWGQSKLSPYTRHYVAQIKQEQVADAANPARRVLVKKSNARGQIVIPAFVYLQEGYSPDFLTSHGVEVRSVIGQVLTADIPLDVLNEVAALDGVKYIEMGTPVQPRLNEARKEAFVNEVQTGESLPEEYRGKGVVVGVIDNGFDYTHPNFYTRDKSELRIKRVWDQNASGTAPEGFDYGCEYTTAEAILAKGYDTDQTTHGTHVLGIATGADNTNDKEVYGVATDADIVLVSYNSTNMYTGDNTAIIDGIKYIFDYAESVGKPCVINMSLGSTWGPHDGTSTFDRLADELQGPGRLLVGSCGNSGGTKYHASKTFEGNKPDTLATFFNFTYTGAPYGTVEVWCDPGMDITFVPIVYNVSENKVQSYDPARFNDAQCENKTYNFDVNVDGAWGALSVEGEINPGNGKTHLILSPNYSYAPGYDRGFYLISSNPGTIHLWTDAYTTSLSSFDRPGYIDGDDQSSMDELGGTGKRIISVGAYVTRDHCTKYGVPSYTDEITNALASFSSQGPTPDGRVKPDITAPGTYIISSLSSYYSGNKIKSHKFTWNGREYDFGYMQGTSMASPFIAGVMATWLQAFPEMTPEIAREILQKTSRQDDFTGTIDGGSNLWGYGKIDAYAGIKECIRYESGIEPSLADNRSHLVVNDGNCVRVLFGYDDSQVALQLYNLQGACVATRAIGKVAAGEEVTVDLDDFAAGIYMLRIMGGNTKSMVKKIIVQ; encoded by the coding sequence ATGAATAAACTGTTTATAGCGACAGCGTTTGCTATAATGTCGGTATCGGTATGGGGGCAATCCAAGTTGTCCCCATACACGCGACATTATGTAGCGCAAATCAAGCAAGAGCAAGTGGCCGATGCGGCAAACCCGGCGCGTCGCGTTCTTGTGAAAAAAAGCAATGCCCGGGGGCAGATTGTCATACCGGCCTTTGTTTATTTGCAAGAGGGATACAGTCCCGATTTCCTCACCTCGCATGGGGTAGAGGTACGTTCGGTGATTGGTCAGGTGCTGACGGCCGATATTCCGCTCGACGTTCTCAATGAGGTGGCCGCACTCGACGGTGTGAAGTACATCGAGATGGGAACACCCGTGCAACCCCGCCTGAATGAGGCCCGAAAAGAAGCCTTCGTTAATGAGGTGCAAACCGGCGAATCACTCCCCGAGGAATATCGTGGCAAGGGGGTAGTTGTGGGTGTAATCGACAACGGATTCGACTATACTCACCCCAATTTCTATACCCGCGACAAAAGCGAACTGCGCATCAAGCGGGTGTGGGACCAGAATGCGTCGGGCACGGCTCCCGAAGGATTCGATTATGGTTGTGAGTACACCACGGCCGAGGCTATTCTTGCCAAAGGTTACGATACCGATCAGACTACTCATGGTACCCACGTGCTGGGTATTGCGACCGGTGCCGACAATACCAACGACAAGGAAGTCTATGGGGTAGCTACCGATGCCGACATCGTGTTGGTTTCGTACAATAGTACAAACATGTACACGGGCGACAATACGGCTATTATCGATGGAATAAAATACATCTTCGACTATGCCGAGTCGGTGGGTAAACCCTGTGTAATCAATATGAGTCTGGGCTCTACCTGGGGCCCGCACGACGGCACATCGACCTTCGACCGCTTGGCCGATGAGCTGCAAGGTCCGGGCCGTTTGTTGGTGGGCTCTTGCGGGAACAGCGGTGGCACAAAATATCATGCGAGCAAGACCTTCGAGGGGAACAAGCCCGATACGCTGGCCACCTTCTTCAACTTTACCTATACCGGTGCGCCTTATGGGACTGTCGAGGTGTGGTGTGATCCCGGTATGGATATCACCTTTGTACCCATTGTATACAACGTGAGTGAAAACAAGGTGCAAAGTTACGATCCGGCTCGGTTCAATGACGCTCAGTGTGAGAATAAAACGTACAATTTCGATGTTAATGTTGATGGTGCGTGGGGGGCACTTTCGGTTGAGGGTGAAATCAATCCCGGAAACGGAAAGACACACCTGATTCTCTCACCCAATTATTCCTATGCACCGGGTTATGATCGAGGATTCTATCTTATCTCTTCGAACCCGGGAACGATACATCTGTGGACCGATGCCTATACCACGTCGCTCAGCAGTTTCGACCGTCCCGGGTATATCGATGGCGACGACCAGTCGTCCATGGACGAGTTGGGTGGTACCGGCAAACGCATCATCTCGGTAGGAGCCTATGTCACCCGTGACCATTGCACGAAGTATGGGGTACCTTCCTATACAGATGAAATAACAAATGCCCTCGCCTCGTTTTCGAGTCAGGGCCCCACGCCCGACGGCCGGGTGAAACCCGATATTACTGCTCCCGGCACCTACATCATCTCTTCGCTGTCGAGCTACTATTCGGGCAATAAAATCAAGAGTCACAAATTCACCTGGAATGGCCGGGAGTATGACTTCGGTTATATGCAGGGTACCTCGATGGCTTCGCCCTTTATTGCCGGTGTGATGGCCACCTGGTTGCAAGCCTTCCCCGAAATGACTCCCGAGATAGCCCGTGAGATTTTGCAGAAAACCTCCCGTCAGGACGATTTTACCGGCACAATCGATGGTGGGTCCAATCTTTGGGGCTATGGTAAAATCGATGCTTATGCAGGTATCAAAGAGTGTATCCGTTACGAAAGCGGCATTGAGCCGAGTCTGGCCGACAACCGCTCGCATCTGGTAGTCAACGATGGCAACTGTGTGCGGGTGCTCTTCGGTTATGACGACAGTCAGGTAGCCTTGCAACTGTATAACCTGCAAGGCGCCTGTGTCGCTACCCGTGCCATTGGCAAGGTTGCTGCCGGCGAAGAGGTGACAGTCGACCTCGATGACTTTGCCGCAGGCATATACATGCTGCGCATCATGGGTGGAAATACAAAATCAATGGTAAAAAAGATAATTGTTCAATAA
- a CDS encoding choice-of-anchor J domain-containing protein — protein sequence MKKNLFKGFLWSAALLLGSVNMAVAQEYNQRIAMEGVEMYGIVTFSAINQIDEMTPGMYKFGYDQQFKPDDNGVLFSRYIAGGGVYHEGKIYCNVYNDEANLSTQKPVWTILDAETYKVLYEKELPDNGVCTTKSLAYDITNDKIYGIVVDFTDSHLVEIDPATGDMTRVGDNFDRNLRFKTLVSTNNGMLYSIVIDSDVSSLYKIRKTDGKAVKVKDITAKNLLGPDDYLFNSGTEQAMFLNRSTGKAYWILESNSYTLDSEYSPIFEVNLTNAEATMVSYLSRCYQVSGAWFKEPNNGAPGIVSDFQFVTPEEGSASGSIQFRLPENDYRGNPFTDSNLKIKVVEGDKVLVDATAQAGTLFKSEELALLNDNHTVSITLSNEKGSGPTIQRTFYAGYDLPAAPTNVKLSYEGLTTTLTWEAPTIGVNGAPIDQENIYYKVIRMNGLPTAGGTQTVVAENLKECTFTETLPDDMCLYIYYIYSMYNGEEGGIAHSSDVVLGTPLNPPYGGMFTSPNDMFNYYTLIDANGDGYSWRYDGETRSAVYVYNQFLPADDWMISPPINFKKGVGYTLSFKAYSSVIDYPESMEVTFGTGRTPEEQTKQLLDIPEVPGADEDNPVTSYTLPVTVAEDGVYYYAFHVTSEKFREMLRVFDIKLDVESGINEVKSEGSLFVTTGKNSVKVENPEGQTVTIYNSNGMLIDSFTDAAYERMLYPGIYIVRGNDSVQKIIVR from the coding sequence ATGAAGAAAAACTTATTTAAAGGTTTCCTGTGGTCGGCCGCATTGCTTTTGGGTAGTGTGAATATGGCTGTCGCTCAGGAGTATAATCAGCGAATCGCCATGGAGGGTGTCGAGATGTATGGTATAGTGACCTTCTCGGCAATCAATCAAATCGACGAGATGACTCCGGGTATGTACAAGTTCGGGTATGACCAACAGTTCAAACCCGACGATAACGGAGTCTTGTTCAGTCGGTATATTGCAGGTGGCGGTGTATATCACGAAGGTAAAATCTATTGCAACGTATACAACGACGAGGCCAACCTGTCTACCCAAAAACCGGTGTGGACCATTCTCGATGCCGAAACCTATAAGGTGCTTTACGAGAAAGAACTGCCCGATAATGGCGTATGTACCACCAAATCGCTTGCCTATGACATCACCAACGACAAAATCTATGGTATTGTTGTCGATTTTACCGATTCTCATTTGGTCGAAATCGATCCCGCGACCGGCGATATGACCCGGGTAGGCGACAACTTTGATCGCAATCTGCGCTTTAAGACTCTGGTCTCGACAAACAACGGTATGCTTTACAGTATCGTAATCGATTCGGACGTATCGAGCCTCTATAAAATCAGGAAGACCGACGGTAAGGCCGTGAAGGTAAAAGATATTACCGCCAAGAACCTGCTCGGCCCGGATGACTATCTGTTTAATAGCGGAACCGAACAGGCCATGTTCCTCAACCGCTCTACGGGCAAGGCCTATTGGATACTCGAAAGCAACAGCTACACGCTGGACAGCGAGTATTCGCCCATCTTCGAGGTGAACCTCACGAATGCCGAGGCTACCATGGTCTCTTATTTGAGTCGTTGCTATCAAGTGAGCGGCGCTTGGTTCAAAGAACCCAACAACGGCGCTCCGGGCATTGTATCCGACTTCCAGTTTGTTACCCCCGAAGAGGGATCGGCCAGCGGCTCTATTCAATTCCGGTTGCCCGAGAACGATTATAGAGGCAACCCCTTCACCGACTCCAACTTGAAGATAAAGGTTGTCGAGGGCGACAAGGTGCTTGTCGACGCTACGGCTCAAGCCGGCACATTATTCAAGAGCGAGGAGCTTGCCTTGCTGAACGACAATCACACCGTATCGATTACCTTGTCGAACGAAAAGGGATCAGGGCCCACTATCCAACGGACATTCTATGCCGGTTATGACCTGCCTGCTGCTCCTACCAACGTAAAACTCTCTTATGAGGGCCTCACGACCACGCTTACCTGGGAAGCTCCTACGATTGGTGTAAACGGTGCTCCTATCGACCAGGAAAACATCTATTACAAAGTGATAAGAATGAATGGACTCCCGACTGCCGGAGGAACTCAAACGGTTGTAGCCGAAAATCTCAAAGAATGTACATTTACCGAAACTCTCCCCGACGATATGTGTCTCTATATATACTACATATATTCGATGTATAATGGAGAGGAAGGTGGTATAGCTCATTCTAGCGATGTTGTTTTGGGAACGCCTCTTAATCCTCCCTATGGAGGTATGTTTACATCGCCGAACGATATGTTCAACTACTATACCCTGATTGACGCGAACGGTGACGGTTATAGCTGGAGGTATGATGGAGAGACGAGAAGCGCCGTCTATGTGTATAACCAGTTTCTCCCGGCCGATGATTGGATGATTTCGCCTCCCATCAATTTCAAGAAAGGGGTAGGATATACGTTGAGTTTTAAAGCCTATTCGTCGGTGATCGATTATCCCGAGTCGATGGAGGTAACCTTCGGTACGGGGCGCACTCCCGAAGAGCAGACCAAGCAGCTGCTCGATATTCCCGAGGTTCCCGGTGCTGATGAAGACAATCCGGTAACTTCATATACGTTGCCTGTTACGGTCGCAGAAGATGGGGTGTACTATTATGCATTTCATGTGACCTCGGAGAAATTCCGTGAGATGCTTCGCGTGTTCGATATCAAACTCGATGTAGAAAGTGGTATCAATGAGGTGAAGAGCGAGGGTAGTCTGTTTGTTACAACCGGGAAGAACAGCGTGAAGGTCGAGAATCCCGAAGGACAGACTGTAACCATCTACAACAGCAACGGTATGTTGATCGACTCGTTTACCGATGCCGCCTATGAGCGAATGCTCTATCCCGGTATCTATATCGTTCGCGGTAACGACTCGGTTCAAAAGATTATCGTTCGGTAA